The stretch of DNA GCGTACTGCGTCAAAATTTTCCCCGTGGTTTCATTGTCTCCGCGGCTCAGCAATTCCTCGCAGTATTGCCGCACATTTCGCGTAGGCACGCACCAGCTCTCTGGCGAGAGCAGCACACCGCGCTTCCCGGATTCTGGCACCGAGGACCAAAACTGCCGGTCGAGAATATCTGCGTGCGTCTCCACGTTCATTCCGGCCTTGACCATTTTGTCTTCGTGCCATTGCAGGACCTTCCGCAGCGTCTCGACTTCTTTTCCGAGCTTCTCGAGCACCTGCCGCACTGCGTCTACTTTCAGGTCGCCGCGCTGAAATCGTTCGATCGCGTAATGGATGGCCATGTCTTCGGCCAGCCGCAACATCGCTGCGTCGTCCAGTTTTTGCCTCGGGTGTTTCGAACTCATCCCCGCCAGAGCTTCTCGGAGCGTGATTTGAGCAGGTGCCGGAAGCGCCGCAAACCGCTCTTTCCAGTCTGCTTTTTGCGCTTCTCCGGCCGGCCCGCGCGACGCGGCATTCAAACTCGTCGCCATGCGCATCAGCGACTTCATCTCATCTTCGGATAACAGGTAAGCGCCCTGTTTTTCTCCGCCGCCGTTCCCCGTCCCGATCAATTCCTCTCCGAAGACATACCCCGAAGTTTTCGAGATGCCAGAGCCTTCTGCCGCGCTGATGAGTTGAATCAGTTTTTCTGGATCTCTCAGCCAGTCCTGCAGTTTCTCTGCATCCGCGCCGAGCGATTTCGCTGCAAGCTGCGCTGCAATCGCCGAGTCGGCCATTTCCGAATCGGCGGCCACAAAGCGAACTTCATTAACGCGGATTCCAGACGCTGGTCCTTCCTCAAAAGAGGCCTTTAAACGCTCAATTAATTCCGCTGGTTTTTGTCCTGCCTCGGCGAATGTGCGCACAAAAGCCGTAAAAGCGTCCTTGGTCAATTCGTGCGTAAAAACGATACTTGAGATGTTGGCCGTGGTGAGGAGCTGAGCCAAGCTGCGTTCCGATGCGGTCGATTCCAGCGTCATTCCGTCCACCAGCAGGTCTGTCCCTGATGTGCCCAGAACCAAACCCGACGATCCGGAAGCGTTCAATGCTACGTTTAACTCCGTCCACGCCCCTTCTAGCTGGCCCGAAGTTCGCGCGTGTTCCAATCCATAGAGCCGGGCGAACTTCAACAACAGGTTCAAACTGCGCACGAAGGCTTTGGATAATGAGGGCAACGACTCGTTTTTGGATAATGAGGGCAACGACTCGTTTGCGGTCGGCATAGGGGGACCTCAAATATCTCTTCGTAGCATCCTGCTCGGTATAGTAACCCCGTGGGAATGGTACGGGCGTACCAACGTGCGCATTCAGGCAAGTGCCGAAGGGTCAGCTATTCCCGGGGGGAATCAGTAGGTTACAGAAAGTGACACTTTCTGGCGCTAAGGAAAGATCCCACGCGCCTCACGCCCCGATTCGCACTTCCACATTCATGCCGCTGAGCCTAGGACGCAGCCTCCGAACAATTTCGCTGGCCCAGAGTTTCGCACTTAGCACGACGACCGAACCATTTTCGAGATCGCAAATGGCGCAGAAATGGTAGTTGGAATAGGCCCTATGGTAAGCATCGCCGCCCTGCCGTGAGAGCTCGTTTTCGAGCTCTACATCCCCCGTACTCACGAGATTTCCTGCGCGCACGCCGATTGTCTCGTGCTCGAATCGTGCCAGCAGTGAAGACAAATCCTCTGGCCCGAGCGCGGGGATGACGATGCATCTTTCGGATGCCTCCCGGTATTCGATCTTCTTTGCTTCGCAATATTCGCGCAGTGGTTCGAGATGGCTGAAAAAATCGAGCGCCCAAGAATCTTGTGCCGCAATCGCTGGAAGCGCGGAGCTCCAGACTTGCGCAGCCTCCGATCCATGAAGAGGTTCATGGTCCGCACCTTCCACCAATTCAAGGCTGGCGGCCCGGACGTCGGGCCCCAAGTCCATCGCCTCCACCACTAAAATGGCCATTTAATCTTCCTGCGTTTCGCTCTGTGGAAAGCGTTCTCGGAATTCTGCGGATTGCTTCCGGAGTTCGAGCCAGTCGAAAAAAGCGTCGGGCTGTTCCAGCCAGACTGCGAACCATCGCGCGATTTCTTCCTTCTCGCGCCTCCTTTCCGCGTCCACTTTGTGATTTCGTGCGATCATCTCGGCGCGCCGCCGCCCGAGCCGCGCCACTTCCAACACGCGTGCCTCGGCGGCCTTCTCTCCTTCCGTTTCAAATTTTCTCAAGAGTTCATCCAGCCGGACCAAACACATCTCCGCTTCTTCAAAGGTGGAAAAATGGAGCAGGTCCTCAAATTCTTCTTCGTAGAGGCCCTCGGTATCGACGTGCGCGGACATCACCACGCGCATTTTCGCGGCAGCCAGGACGTCGGCGATATAGTCCGCGGAAGTCTTGCCGGCTTCGCCGTGCTTAGCAATCAATTTTCTCCGGATCTGTTCGATTTCCGCCGGTGTATAGGTTGCCTTATTCATTTCGCGCGCGGCGGCCAGAATCATTTCCTTCTTCACCGATTTTTTCTCCACGTTCATGAGCGGCTTTGTGCCTTCTTTGTGGATTTGCGATGCTTCATGCTCGGGCGTTTGCGTGCCGGTTTCGTCCTCCGATGCACGGGAGGGGGTGCCTCAGGCGGCAAACCCTCAAGGATTCTCCGATATTTTTGCACGTTGCGATTGTGTTCTGCGAGCGTGCGCGCAAAAAAATGGCCGCCCGATCCGTTGGCCACAAAATATAGGTATTTCGTCTGCGCCGGATCGAGCGCCGCGCGCAAAGATGCATCTCCCGGATTCGCAATCGGCCCAGGCGGCAGCCCGCGATGCCGGTAGGTATTGTAGTCCGAGGAGACCAGCAGATCCCCTGGAGTCAATTTCGGAGTTGGCTTGCCCTCCAGATCGAGCGCATATTGCACCGTCGGATCACATTGCAGCCGCAACCGGAGCCTGAGCCGATTGTAGAAAACGCTCGCAACAATCGGCCGCTCCGCAGGCTGAGGTGTTTCGCGCTCCACCAGAGACGCGAGTGTCACAATTTGCGAGGTGGAAAGTTTTGTAACCGGGGACACCAAATCATCTATCTTGTGCTTCGCAGAAGCATTCCGTAGCTCCGGAGAATCCGGGTTGGGATCCTCCGCCGCTTCGTTCTGCAATTTCCCCCATTCTCCCCGAAATTCTTTCACCATGGTCGCAACAATCTCTTGGGGCGTGGTGTTCCTCGAAAATTGATAGGTCGAAGGAAACAGAAATCCCTCAAGCGA from Candidatus Acidiferrales bacterium encodes:
- the mltG gene encoding endolytic transglycosylase MltG, producing MRRLVFVIVILIAAVAGAAAWVRSELKRPYRGYSQAQIFVEIPRGTPRWTIAEMLQKSGVIDSRVAFVLLSKWHHHGVLQAGEYMFSRPMTPREVYAQIAGGHIYMHTVIVPEGWTMFDIANELAKQGLSSKEDFLRAAQDTSLVRDIAPQAPSLEGFLFPSTYQFSRNTTPQEIVATMVKEFRGEWGKLQNEAAEDPNPDSPELRNASAKHKIDDLVSPVTKLSTSQIVTLASLVERETPQPAERPIVASVFYNRLRLRLRLQCDPTVQYALDLEGKPTPKLTPGDLLVSSDYNTYRHRGLPPGPIANPGDASLRAALDPAQTKYLYFVANGSGGHFFARTLAEHNRNVQKYRRILEGLPPEAPPPVHRRTKPARKRPSMKHRKSTKKAQSRS